GCGAGCGGAATTGTCTCGCAGCGCACCGTGCTCGACCGCACTGGAACATCGTGGCTAAGGTTATCGCCTGTCCGGAAGGTCAATGCCTTGAACGGACGTTCGAACCAACCGTCATCGGCAAGCCGGGCCTCCGCTTCGGCAATCTCGGGGCTGGCATAGCGCCACAGCGATGTGCCTAAATACCGATCAACCCCACCCGCGAATACCGCTGCTCGTGCAGGAGAAGCCGCAAGCAGGATATGTGTCGCGTCGCATACCAGGTGTACCGCAAGCGTCGATGTCGAGATGAGCCGTTTCATGGCCATGTCGCCATTGTTATTCGCATGCGCCGCGATCAACGTCGCAATTTTCTCACGATGATGCTCGTCCGGAGCATGAGTACCGCCCTCCCATCGCGAGATGCTGCCCTGCGAAACGCACAGCAATTCAGCGACATGCGCTTGTTTAATGCCGTTCAGGCGGCGAAAGCGCAGCAGCGAACGCCCAATCGGAAGATCATGAACCACACTGCCATTCTAACTGTAACGAAGCACGGGCTCCAGTCATGGCAGCAGATGATGCCGCGCCGCATAAGCATGCGTTCGGTTCAGCAGCTAAGCATTTGGCTAACCGCTTCTAGCAAGTCTCTCGCGAATATGATCGTCGCGCGACAACCTAGGCTTTCCCGGAAACTTTAAAGCGGTCGTCGGCAATCCGTGCCGCAGTCGCAGGTCTGGCAGCACCAAACATGCAGCAACGCGCGCCGATATCGGTCATTTCCTTTGCACCGACATCAATGTCGGCGCAATCGATGCGCTGGCGGGCATGAGCCCGTTAAAGCGGGTCGCTAGTCCCGACTAGATAGCCGGGCTGGTGGGGTCTATCGTGGGCAGCGAAGCCGGCTTCATGACGGGTGCCAGCCTTACGATCGACAGCGGCTTCACTCTTTGACCAGTCTCGCGCATCTTCGTATGACATCAGGTCATGTCAAAGGCGCGCCAGCTAGCGCCCATACAGGGTCATTTACGCCAGCTGAGCTGTATCCCAGAGGCGGATGTTCTGGATATTTGTCCGCCGACTGGATTGGACACCAATTTGCTATGATCGGGCACATGGCTATTCTGTGCCAATGCCCCGGACAAACAAGACCTCGGCGGCTTCCTCGCGCATCGGGGTAGCGAAGCCTGGACCGAAGCCCCGTCTGACGAAGGAAGAGATCGTCGCGGAAGCCTGCAGGCTTCTGAGCGGAAGTTCAGGCGAGCTTACGATGGCAAAGCTCGCCGCGAGCCTGAACGTCGGCGTGATGTCGCTCTATCGATATTATCCAAGCCGAGAATCGCTTCTCGATGCTGTGGCAGAGCATTTCATCGGCTTGTGGCAAGCGCCGGCAATCGAAGGGCGGCCCTGGCAGGATATCGTTTTCGATTGGTTGAAAGAAACGCAGCGACTTTGGGACGAGCACCCGGAGGCGCTGAGAGTCATCTTCTGGAATAGCCCCCAATCAGCTTCCTGGATCCGTGTCTGGCTTGTTCCGCTTGCCAGGATGTTCAAATCCCGCGGTGTGGAGCTGGACGCGCTCGCATTCGCCCTTAACTGGCTGGGCACCTCTGCGGTTGCGGTGATCGTGATGGAAGCCAATCATCCGGCACAGGCAGCTGTCGATGCCAACCTCGCAGCGGGTGGCCTCTCGAGTGATGACCGAAAGCTCTCTTCCGATCTGACGCGGCGAATGGCCGCCATTGATCGCACCTCGGTGCGGCGCTTCAACTATGAAAACATCGTCGCGGGGCTCGAGCGCCTGCTTGAGATGCCATCTCAGCCCTGAACCTGTCCGCTAAATCCTAATTACGAAGCAGGCGGAAATTCTGCCCCGTGGCGATCCCCGCTTGAAACTGCGTATCTAATACGCTATTAGCGATTCTGGGGATCGAGAAGTGATCAGTGCCTGTGGGATTGATGATTGGGAGCGTGATTTCCGGAAGGCTAAATGTTTATTTCTGCGTAACTGTTGCGCAGATGCTGCTTTTCCGCGCTCATTATTCGCCATCTCGCGCAGAGATGAAATGGTGAGGATTTAAATGAAAGATATTGCAGGGACCGAGCTCCTTGAGCCCGGGAATATTGATAATCCATATCCTTTTTATCGCCGCCTGTATGATCAACCGGTATGGCGCGTGCCCGATACTGACGTGGCGGTCATCAGCTCGTTTGCGATGATCGACGAAGCGGTGCGACGCGTGGAAGATTTTTCCTCCAACATGAATGCACTGCTCTATAAGGATGCACGCGGTCTGCCCGCACGTCTGCCCTTTGGCAGTGCCGGCGTCCAGGTGCTTGCGACCGCTGATCCGCCGCTCCACGGCGCGCACAAAAAGGCGATTTTTCCCGAGTTCGTCGGTCGGCGCATGACGGCGCTGGAGCCGGAAGTCGTCGAGATTGCCCGCGCTCGCATACGTCGGGCCATGGATCTGGGTACCGCAGATTTCATGGCGGAGATTGGCGGGATGGTGCCGATCTCGATCATCAGCAAATTGATCGGGTTCGAGGATGCCGACCTGCAGGTCCTGCTCCAGGCTGCCTATGATTCCACCTCTATCCTCGGCGCTACCCTCACGATGGAGGAGCTGGTGGCCAACATCTCGAAGTCGAACGAGGTTGGCGCGTGGATCGCGGGCCAGCTCCACGCGGCCTCGCCAGACCGGGAAGACATACTGGGTTCAATCGCGCGATCCGTTCGTGACGGTGTCCTGCAGCAGCATGAGGCGATCATCTTCCTGCACACGATGCTGAGCGCGGGGGGAGAATCCACCTCGAGCCTTCTGGGCAACGCCGCGCGCATGCTCGCCGAGGATCAAGAGTTGCAGCAGCGTCTGCGCGAAGCGCCCAGCCTCATCCCAAAGTTCATCGAGGAAGCGCTTCGTCTCGAGTCTCCCTTCCGCCATCATCTGCGTTCTGTGCCGCATGATACCCAGCTAGGGGGTGTCGACATTCCCTCCGGCACAACAGTCCTGATGATGTGGGGTGCTGCCAATCGCGATCCCGCAGAGCATTTGGACCCCAACAGGATCGACCTTGATCGCAAGCGTGGTCAGGTCGCCTTTGGTCGCGGCATCCACACCTGTGTGGGCGCGCCTTTGGCGAAGCTCGAAGCACGTGTCGTTTTCGAGGAATTACTGGCGGCCACGACAAACATTTCACTTCCTAACGGTGCCCAACCGAAATGGGAAAGTAGCCTCATGGTTCGGCGGCACGAGACGCTCCCGATGGTGTTTGCATGAAGACCCGCGCCGCCGTCGCGTTCGAGTCGAAGAAGCCGCTCGAGATCGTCGAAGTCGATCTCGAAGGCCCCAAGGCAGGCGAAGTTCTGGTCGAGATCATGGCGACCGGCATCTGCCACACCGACGCCTATACGCTCGACGGGTTCGACAGCGAAGGCATCTTTCCGTCGATCCTGGGCCATGAGGGCGCGGGCGTGGTGCGCGAGGTGGGTGCGGGCGTGACCAGCGTGAAGCCCGGCGATCACGTCATCCCGCTCTACACCCCCGAATGCCGCCAGTGTAAGTCGTGCCTTTCGGGCAAGACCAACCTGTGCACCGCGATCCGCGCGACGCAAGGAGCCGGGCTGATGCCCGACGGCACGAGCCGCTTCAGCTATAAGGGGCAGCCGATCTTTCATTATATGGGCTGCTCGACCTTCTCCAACTTCACCGTCCTGCCCGAAATCGCGGTGGCGAAGATCCGCGAGGACGCGCCGTTCCAGTCGAGCTGCTATATCGGCTGCGGCGTGACCACCGGGGTCGGCGCGGTCGTGAACACCGCTAAGGTGCAGGTGGGCGACAATGTCGTCGTCTTCGGCCTGGGCGGCATCGGCCTGAACGTGATCCAGGGTGCGCGGCTCGCGGGCGCCGCCAAGATAATCGGCGTCGACATCAACCCCGATCGTGAGGAATGGGGCCGCAAGTTCGGCATGACCGACTTCCTCAACAGCCGCGGCATGAGCCGTGAGGAGGTCGTCGCCAAGATCGTGCTGATGACCGATGGCGGCGCGGACTACACCTTCGACGCGACCGGCAACACCGATGTCATGCGGACCGCGCTGGAGGCATGCCACCGCGGCTGGGGCACCAGCATCATCATCGGCGTGGCCGAAGCGGGTAAGGAAATCTCCACCCGCCCGTTCCAGCTCGTCACCGGCCGCAACTGGCGCGGGACGGCGTTCGGCGGCGCCAAGGGCCGCACCGACGTGCCCAAGATCGTCGACATGTACATGACCGGCAAGATCGAGATCGATCCGATGATCACCCACGTCATGGGCCTCGAAGAGATCAACACCGCCTTCGATCTGATGCGCGAGGGCAAGTCGATCCGCTCGGTGGTCGTTTACTGACATGCGGACCGTCGAAACCTCGATCACCATTGATGCGCCCGCGCAGACAATATGGGCCATCCTTGATGAACTCGATGCCTATGC
The Sphingomonas crocodyli genome window above contains:
- a CDS encoding TetR/AcrR family transcriptional regulator, which translates into the protein MPRTNKTSAASSRIGVAKPGPKPRLTKEEIVAEACRLLSGSSGELTMAKLAASLNVGVMSLYRYYPSRESLLDAVAEHFIGLWQAPAIEGRPWQDIVFDWLKETQRLWDEHPEALRVIFWNSPQSASWIRVWLVPLARMFKSRGVELDALAFALNWLGTSAVAVIVMEANHPAQAAVDANLAAGGLSSDDRKLSSDLTRRMAAIDRTSVRRFNYENIVAGLERLLEMPSQP
- a CDS encoding helix-turn-helix domain-containing protein → MVHDLPIGRSLLRFRRLNGIKQAHVAELLCVSQGSISRWEGGTHAPDEHHREKIATLIAAHANNNGDMAMKRLISTSTLAVHLVCDATHILLAASPARAAVFAGGVDRYLGTSLWRYASPEIAEAEARLADDGWFERPFKALTFRTGDNLSHDVPVRSSTVRCETIPLADGRVGRVTTTLAQHA
- a CDS encoding cytochrome P450, encoding MKDIAGTELLEPGNIDNPYPFYRRLYDQPVWRVPDTDVAVISSFAMIDEAVRRVEDFSSNMNALLYKDARGLPARLPFGSAGVQVLATADPPLHGAHKKAIFPEFVGRRMTALEPEVVEIARARIRRAMDLGTADFMAEIGGMVPISIISKLIGFEDADLQVLLQAAYDSTSILGATLTMEELVANISKSNEVGAWIAGQLHAASPDREDILGSIARSVRDGVLQQHEAIIFLHTMLSAGGESTSSLLGNAARMLAEDQELQQRLREAPSLIPKFIEEALRLESPFRHHLRSVPHDTQLGGVDIPSGTTVLMMWGAANRDPAEHLDPNRIDLDRKRGQVAFGRGIHTCVGAPLAKLEARVVFEELLAATTNISLPNGAQPKWESSLMVRRHETLPMVFA
- a CDS encoding S-(hydroxymethyl)glutathione dehydrogenase/class III alcohol dehydrogenase yields the protein MKTRAAVAFESKKPLEIVEVDLEGPKAGEVLVEIMATGICHTDAYTLDGFDSEGIFPSILGHEGAGVVREVGAGVTSVKPGDHVIPLYTPECRQCKSCLSGKTNLCTAIRATQGAGLMPDGTSRFSYKGQPIFHYMGCSTFSNFTVLPEIAVAKIREDAPFQSSCYIGCGVTTGVGAVVNTAKVQVGDNVVVFGLGGIGLNVIQGARLAGAAKIIGVDINPDREEWGRKFGMTDFLNSRGMSREEVVAKIVLMTDGGADYTFDATGNTDVMRTALEACHRGWGTSIIIGVAEAGKEISTRPFQLVTGRNWRGTAFGGAKGRTDVPKIVDMYMTGKIEIDPMITHVMGLEEINTAFDLMREGKSIRSVVVY